The genomic stretch GGACCACCTGCTGACACACTTTCAGGCCAAATTGCTAATGCAGGGCCGCTGGAAAAACTTTTTCCTGAAAGGCAAATACAAGGTATTAGAGCATCTTGGTGCCGGTGGCATGGGGACGGTTTTCCTCTGCGAGCACCGCCATATGCGTCGCAAAGTGGCGATTAAGGTTCTCCCGCCCGATCGCGTGGATAGTGCCACGCTGATGCGTTTTCAACGGGAAGCCCAGGCAATTGCGATGCTGAACCACACCAACATTGTGCGGGCGTTTGATATTGAGCAGGAAGGCTCCCTGAACTTTCTGGTGATGGAATACATTGATGGCGTCAGCATGCAGCACCTGGTGGAGCATCTGGGGCCACTACCCATCCCACGTGCGGTGAACTATCTGTGTCAGGCGGCTAACGGTTTGCAGCACGCCCACCAGAAAGGTTTGGTGCACCGAGACATCAAGCCCAGCAACCTGATGCTCGATTTTCTGGGTGTCATCAAGTTGCTGGATCTGGGGCTGGCACGATTCACCAATCCCATGGATAATTCCGAAATCACGATGGCGGGTGGCTCCAGCCCCACTGTGTTGGGAACAGCCGATTATCTGTCGCCGGAACAGGCACGCGATTCCACGGTAGACCATCGGGCCGATATTTACAGTCTGGGTGCGGTCTTTTACTACTTTCTGACTGGCCAGCCACCATTTCATGGTGGGAACGTGGCGATGAAACTGGTTCGCCACCAAAGCGAAAAGCCCAAACGCGTCGATCAGGTGCGGTCCGGTATTCCGGTGGGGATTGCAGATGTGGTGTCTCTGATGCTGGAAAAATCACCCAATGCACGCCCGCAGCAGCCAAAAGATGTGATTCGCTATCTCGAACCGTGGCTGGTAGATGTAGAACCACCGACACCCGATGAAGTGCCGGAAAACCGTTTCTCATTAAATCGGGAACTCGCCAGTATGTCGAAGGCATCCACGGTATCGCTGATGTCCCACTCTGGCCGAACGTTTATCCTGAAAACGACCGATACGCAACAACATATGTCAATCCTCTCAGCCCCAGGTGTGCGGATTGAATCATCGCCTGCGAGCCACTATCCCAGTACCCCCAAGTAACAACATTGTCCACCATGACTACTGCAACACATTCGATCGATCGGCACCAGCTATCGAACCTGAAAAAGATCATCGTGCAAAGCGAATTGATCCCACAGGCGAAGTTTGACCAGTTTCTTTCTGGCCTGCACGCACGTAACGTGGGATATAATGAACCGATTGATTTACTGCAACTACTTGTTTACGAAGGACTTCTGACGAAATTCCAGGCCCGCCTCCTGTTGCAGGGCAAGTGGAAGAATTTTCTTATTGATAACAAGTATGTTATCCTGGACCAGCTTGGCAAAGGTGGGATGGGGACAGTTTTTCTGTGCGAACATCGCCACATGAAACGCCGGGTGGCCATAAAGGTGCTCCCACCTGAAACCACCAGCAGCCCCACCATGGTGCACCGCTTTCAGCGGGAAGCAGAGGCAG from Zavarzinella sp. encodes the following:
- a CDS encoding serine/threonine-protein kinase, which codes for MSSPKTVQQLFDLVVRSELLTKQEIEKYLLQREAENEKFSDASAMCSGMVRDHLLTHFQAKLLMQGRWKNFFLKGKYKVLEHLGAGGMGTVFLCEHRHMRRKVAIKVLPPDRVDSATLMRFQREAQAIAMLNHTNIVRAFDIEQEGSLNFLVMEYIDGVSMQHLVEHLGPLPIPRAVNYLCQAANGLQHAHQKGLVHRDIKPSNLMLDFLGVIKLLDLGLARFTNPMDNSEITMAGGSSPTVLGTADYLSPEQARDSTVDHRADIYSLGAVFYYFLTGQPPFHGGNVAMKLVRHQSEKPKRVDQVRSGIPVGIADVVSLMLEKSPNARPQQPKDVIRYLEPWLVDVEPPTPDEVPENRFSLNRELASMSKASTVSLMSHSGRTFILKTTDTQQHMSILSAPGVRIESSPASHYPSTPK